DNA from Pajaroellobacter abortibovis:
ATCGCAGAACTCAAATTGGATAGTGGGAGTGTATGTGCAGCTCTCCTTCACGACGTTGTAGAAGATACTCTCACCACGATGGAGGAGATCGAACGAGAATTTAACACGGAGATCGCTTCCTTGGTGGACGGTGTAACCAAATTATCAAAAATTAATTTCACTTCCAAGCAAGACAGGGAAGCAGAAAATTTCAGGAAGATGGTCGTAGCGATGTCGCGAGACATTCGTGTCCTGTTGATCAAACTGTGCGATCGAATGGATAATATGCGCACTCTTCAATACATGCAGCGTTCTGCTCAGGAACGAATTGCACGGGAAACGCTTGATATTTATGCTCCTCTTGCACACAGGTTGGGTATTCAATCGTTTAAAAACGAACTAGAGGACCTCGCGTTCAAGTACCTGGAGCCCGAGATCTATGAAACGATCAACACCGCATTCGGGAAGACGAAAGAAGACCGCGATCGCTACATTGCACGCGTGTGCGAGACCTTCTCTACCCATCTCAAAACTCACGGACTCAAGATTGAGGTAAGTGGGAGAGCGAAAAATCCTTACTCCATCTGGCGGAAAATGCAGATGAGGAAAGTAGGGTTCGATCAAATTAACGATCTTATCGCATTCCGTGTCATTACTGAAAATACAGGCAATTGTTATGCCGCATTGGGGATGATTCACGCGAAGTGGACACCTCTTCCAGGCCGTTTTAAAGATCACATCGCCATTCCCAAATCCAATATGTACCAATCCCTCCACACGACGGTGATTGGTCCAGGAGGTCAACGGATCGAAGTGCAAATCCGAACCCAAGAGATGCACCATATCGCAGAGCACGGGATTGCTTCTCATTGGCTCTATAAAGATGGCCATACCGGAGGAAACCATCAACAAGATATTCAACGGTTTGAATGGCTCCGCCAGTTGGTTGAACTACAGAAGGATCTCAAGGATCCCGCTGAATTTTTAGAGGGATTAAAATTTGATCTGTTTCAGGACGAAGTCTACGTGTTCACTCCAAAAGGAGATGTGCGTGTCTTTCCAATGGGGGCAACTCCAATCGATTTTGCTTATGGAATTCACTCAGAGATAGGGAATCACCTGATCGGTGCGAAAATCGATGGCAAGCTCAACTCACTCCGTTACAAACTGAGGAATGGAGACGTCGTTGAAATTATTACCTCACCTCATCAGCAGCCATCCCGAGACTGGCTTGACTACGTAGTAACCACACGCGCTCGATCCAAAATCCGCAGTTCTCTCCGACAAGGAGAACGGG
Protein-coding regions in this window:
- a CDS encoding RelA/SpoT family protein, whose product is MIGVEQIIEQVKGYQPNLDIDLIRRAYHFSHRVHQGQVRRSGEPYIVHPVGVAAMIAELKLDSGSVCAALLHDVVEDTLTTMEEIEREFNTEIASLVDGVTKLSKINFTSKQDREAENFRKMVVAMSRDIRVLLIKLCDRMDNMRTLQYMQRSAQERIARETLDIYAPLAHRLGIQSFKNELEDLAFKYLEPEIYETINTAFGKTKEDRDRYIARVCETFSTHLKTHGLKIEVSGRAKNPYSIWRKMQMRKVGFDQINDLIAFRVITENTGNCYAALGMIHAKWTPLPGRFKDHIAIPKSNMYQSLHTTVIGPGGQRIEVQIRTQEMHHIAEHGIASHWLYKDGHTGGNHQQDIQRFEWLRQLVELQKDLKDPAEFLEGLKFDLFQDEVYVFTPKGDVRVFPMGATPIDFAYGIHSEIGNHLIGAKIDGKLNSLRYKLRNGDVVEIITSPHQQPSRDWLDYVVTTRARSKIRSSLRQGERERSRKLGQGLLEKEFQKSELSFHKLLKSSNELQKLFNELKVQSINEVFIGIGYGKIDPTDIVRFFEAPANYAEGVPLSDKFREDQLSAFIRKVVKKEDGGIQLNGIDDILVRYAKCCSPLPGDEILGFITRGRGVTVHRQSCSKAFDTDPERRVEVQWGANPKINCLVHIRIIAVDQSGILAHVGRVFLDERINITEANCRTHNDEKSINIISFHCSSLEQLKRIIRAVQKIKGVLCVERI